The Geomonas agri genome contains the following window.
CATTGTTCGCCCCCCATGCGCGGCATGGTGAGATCGAGGATGACAAACCTGATATCCGGACGTGACCGGTAATTGTCTATCGCTTCCCGGCCATCAGTGGCGGTCACGACGTCAAAACCCATCTCTTTGAGCATTTCGGATCCAATCCCACGAACGGACTCCTCGTCGTCAACCAGGAGCACTGTGCCGCTCCCCTTCCAATCGTCGCATTCGGTGTCGTGATCGAAGGTATCGGCGGGTTTGCTGCTGGCAGGGAGAAGTATCTTGAATGTGCTCCCTTTACCCGGTTCGCTGTAAACCTTGACCGCGCCCTTATGCCCGCGGACGATGCCGAGGACAGCGGCCATGCCGAGCCCCCTACCGGTGAATTTCGTGGTGAAGAAGGGGTCGAACAGCTTGGCGAGCGTTTCTTTGCTCATGCCGCACCCGGTGTCGGCAACTTCAATGAAGACATAAAGCCCGTCCGTTATGTTCTCGTCGAGCCAGACGTCCTTCAAATAGCTGCGGTCGCACTGCATGCTGCCGGTGGTAATCGTAATCATGCCGCTTTCGTCGCCCATGGCCTCCGAGGCGTTGATCACCAGGTTCATGATGATCTGGCGAATCTGGGTGGCATCCGCCTCGATCGGGGGCAGGGGGTGGGTGAGGTTGAGGCGCAGCATCGCCTTTTTCGAAATGGAAACCTTGAGGATGTGGAGCATCTCTTCCAGCAGATCGTTGATGTCGTGATTGCCTATAACGAACTTCCCCTTACCGGAATATGCCAGCATCTGCTTGGCCAGATCGGCGGCCCGGGCCGATGCTTTTACGATGTTGTACAGGTTATCGATGGCGGGAGATTCAGGGTTGATGCGCATGAGAGCCAGATCGGCGTTGCCCAGTATCGAAGTGAGTATGTTATTGAAGTCGTGAGCAATACCGCCGGCCAGCACGCCAAGGCTTTCGAGCTTCTGAGCATGGAGAAGCTGTTGTTCCAGTTTCAGCCGTTCTTCCATGGCACGCTTACGCTCTGTAATGTCCCGGGCAAAGGCAAAATTGAATTCGTGGCAGCCGAAATGTACGTAGTTTGCGTTGACTTCGATGGGGAAAATCCGTCCATCTTTGGCGCAGTGGCGGGTTTCGAAGATGATGTGTCCCCGCAGCCTAAGGTTCTCGAAGTGCTCGTTCCACACGGTCGCTGGGAAATCCGGATCGATATCGAAAATGCTCATGCGCAGCAGTTCTTCTCGGGAATAGCCAAGCCCTGCGCAAGTCGCATCGTTGACGTAGAGGATACGCCCCTCGTTGTCTATCCAGAACATGCTGTCCCCCGCATGATCGACGCAAAAACGCATCATCTGCAGCGATTCGGCCGCTTTTCTCTGCTCGGTGATGTCATGAAATGACCAGAACCGCCCCACGATCTCTTTGCCGACCTTTTGGGGCTGCGTGTAGCGCTCGAAGATTCGCCCATCGGCGAGATAGAGGGTGTCGGTGCACGATTTTTCCGGATGCTGGTACAGTTCGGTGACCCGAGCGATAAATTCCTCAGGGTTGGCTACTAGGGAGGAGGCATGGGCAAGCAGCGGCTTGTTGTCGCTCATGTCGAGCAGATGGCCTGGTATCTTCCAGAGTTCGACAAATCGCCGGTTCCAGCGCGTTGCAGTGCCATCCCGGTTCACAATGAGGATACCGTTAGGGGTTGATTCCAGGGCTGCAGTGGCTAGCGCGGTTGAGTAAAGGAGTTTATTGTCGGCTGTGCGGCGGTCTTCCTGTTTTTTCAAGATGAGGCCGATAATGGTGGTGAGGACCGGATATATGAGGAGGATGGGAAGGACCGTATTCTTGAGGATGATGTCGCGCATTGCCGCAGGGAAGAGGAACATGCAGGAGATCATGGCAATGTGGACGACAACGCCGAAGGCGTACAACTGCATCCAGTTGGGAGGCTTGCCGCGCTTATCCTTCCAATATGCTCCAAGTAGCCCCACCGATGCGGTGACTACGATGACGACCGTTCCGATTACCCCTCCCGGACCACCTTGGTAGAGTCGGAACGCACCGGCTATGGCGACTGCTATCATCGTGGGAATTACGCCGAAAAAAAGTCCGCAAAGGCTCAGGAGGACCGACCTGGTGTCGAAATACAATCCCTTTTCCAAGGGCCAGGGGGTGAGCATGACCGCGATGCAGATACACCCTACCAGGACGCCGGTAAGTATCACCCGCAGCTTTTTGTTCGAGATCGCATAAATGCTGAACGTATCGTAAACGATGCAGAGGATGAGCATCAATGCTGCATTGTTAAAAAGACTTGAGAACGTGTTCACAGTCTCCCCCGCCCAGCAGCTTGATGTTCTACCTTCGAAGAACGGCCCGCGACTACCATCGCAGCGAGCTACAGTACTTAGAGCATGCAGCTTGGTAACTCTTATACTTAGCGCTGTTATAAGTGCTTGTCAACGCCCCGACGTTGTGTGAGAACAGATGGACCGTTGAAGACGGTCGGGTTGGTAAACATAAAAGGGCGGGGTGTACGGCATGGTAATAGGCGGGGGCGGAATTTTGCCCCCAGTGGCGCCCAAGCTCTACCCACACCGGAAATATGGAACGGATACGCCTTCCAATAAGGTCAAATTGAACATAAGGCCGGTTGGAACCTGCATCTTGCGATACGAGCGGGATTTCTGGTACTCCTGTTGGGGAAAAGCCCCATATGTGTGGCGGAATGGGTCCTCAATTTTGAATTTTTCTTGTTGATAGGCTCTGAATACCGAGGAACTCAGTCCCGACGATAAAATGGAAATTTGGCACCAGTCCGCAGTGGAACTAAAATTGACCGATGAGGCGTTTGAAAAATTCTAGAGATTAGGTGCGTAACCGGCCGTTAAAAGTGCCTGAGCAAGAGGTGCTGCTGTGCTAGTGTTCAACAGCGGTGCTGTTTGCGTTCTAAAAGTGAACACGTGCCTAACTACTTATTTGTTGACACTTTGGCGTGTTAGCGGTAGTTAAGCATTAGTTGATTCGCCAGATCTTAGCCGCAAAAGAAACCCACCATAAAGGCAGTGATAAGCTCTTGCGTCTGTCACCCAGAGTTGTACGGATTTGTGTCTTGCAGTGTACAGAACAGGGGAACATGTCATGGATTGCCCAGCTTTGAATGATCGCAGGAGGGTGGGGGCCGAGTCTATCGTCAGGCGGACCAGGGAGATCGCCGTTGCGGTTGGAGTAGATGTCTCTTGGGTGGGGATAGACTATGGATTGCCTATTGAGTCTCGTTCATACCATACTCTGGGCATAGTTGCAGGTGGCAGGTCTATCCAATTAACCTTGGACGATTGCTTCTTGATTCATGGGAAAGGTGTTGAAATGTTTAAATTGGAAAAGAAAATAAGCAGTTGCATGGGCATTCGAACTTTAAAACAGGGGTGATTGCGAGTTCCGCGCGTCGGCACCCAGATCGACGCGGAGTCCCTGGAGGCATGGGCGCTTTTCCTAGATTTTCGATAACGACAGACTGTTAAGCTAGAGCGATCTGGAATAGGTGAAAGAACCCCCACAGGGGCCACGAGCGGTCCAGCGAGGCGGAGGTGTGACGTGCCACTGCAAAATCTTGAGGTCACAGCCAACAAGGTCAGCACCCTCGTGACAATCAGGGGGGCGATGACGGTCGTGCAGGTCAATGATGTCGCGGAAGTGCTATTAAATGTCTTTGCCATTGAGAAGAAGGTTGAACTCTGCCTCGCAAATGTAACCGAGGTCGACCTCGCTGGCCTGCAGCTTCTTTGCACTGCCCACCGCACCAGCCGCAAGAAAGGGGTTCCGATCTCGATTGTAGGGCGGAAACCTGCGGCGCTTGCCTGGGCTGTATAGCTTATGCGTGCGTTAGCGGGGCTGCCGCCACAGGGCGGTTGTCCGCGTATAAACGGCGTCTCCACTTTATCGGATTGATTCAAATCCTGCCCCGCAACAAACAGTTTCAATGCCGATTTGCACCCTCCTGCACTGTGTTCCCGTCGCGGACCTTAGAGCCGATCATTTCCAGTCCCCTGATGGAACCATGGGGCGGTGTGTTAACCCGCGGATGGTCCTTCCCTTGGCCCAGCTCGGTCAAAAGTTTTCGACAGTCATACAAGAGCCTTTGCCGGCGGAGAACTCCGGGAGCCGGCCAGGCGATCAATGTGGCTGTAGTGTGGCATGCATCATATTTTGTGGAAGTCGGTTTATGAATCGACAGTTGGGCCGAAACGCTTTCTAAACAGTCGAGACGCTGCCGGCCTACCTGGTTCTCGGCGCCCGCTCCGCTGCTCCGGGGGGCTGAAACGGGCCTCACCAAGGTCGCAAACCAGTCCAATGGTGTGCGCATGCCGTCTGCTTCTCGACGGCCGTTGCATTTATGGAGGCGTAAAGGATGTTTGCATTGATGGGACGCTATTTCCGCTTTTTGGAGGCGCTGGAGGCTAAGTGGATACGGCTCATCGCACTGCTGTCAACGAGCGCTGTGTTCCTCCTCGACATCTGCCTTCCTGACCAGTACCTGTTCACTTTCGTGTACCTGTTTCCGGTGTCGTTCGTCGCCTGGTTCGTGGGCGCTCGATGCGCTCTCGGTCTTTCGCTCATGGCCTGCATCCTGATTGCCAGCCACTACAGAACCTTTTCCGCTCCCGCCATGGTCTTCGACGTCCTCTCCAACCTCGGCGTTTTTCTCGCGGCAGTGGCGGCGCTGGCCAGGATCCGCGTGCTGCTGGACGCATCGGCTGCCCTTTGCAGGACCGACCCTCTTACCGGTGCCTACAACCGCAGGGCTTTCCTTGAAATGGTCGAATATGAACTTGCCAGACAACAGCGGGGATGCTGCGTATCTTCCCTGGCATATCTCGATCTGGATAACTTCAAAGCGGTGAACGACACGATGGGACATGCTGCTGGAGACGAACTTCTCAAGGCGGTTGTCGACTGTATCAGGGCCAACTTGCGGGCGACGGACATTTTCGCGCGCATGGGCGGGGACGAGTTCTGTATTTTATTGCCGAGATGCAATGAAGATGGTGCCCGAAATGCCATGGCCAAGCTCAGGGCGCAGGTCATGGCAGTGGTTGAAGAAAATCGGTGGGCAGTGTCCTTAAGCATCGGGGTGATCACGATTGGCGACCCCGCTTGCGGTGCGGAGGATATCATCAGGAAGGCTGACGAACTTATGTATCAGGTGAAAGGAAAGGGCAAGGATGACATCGTCTTCGCGTCGCTTTGATCGAGTTGAAAACTATTTTTTTTTAGATACCTATACACAGCGGCGGGGAGCATGACAAGTGGGCCAAAGCAGCCCTGCGGCAAGCCTCCAGGCAGCTTTCCCGGCCCCACCCCGTTTGCATGATCCAGGCTCCGCCTCCGCCTAAGCTCCGGCTCCGTCTTCCTCCCGCAAACCGGTTTCCTCACCACACCGTCTTCCCGCTCGCCTGACCGGCAAGCAGGCATCCGGAAAATCAAAGGCGCCGGACGGAGCGCCCACAGCCGCACCGTCCGGCTACGTCTACCCCCCTCAAATCCCCTTTTTTTCTTGA
Protein-coding sequences here:
- a CDS encoding LytS/YhcK type 5TM receptor domain-containing protein, which produces MNTFSSLFNNAALMLILCIVYDTFSIYAISNKKLRVILTGVLVGCICIAVMLTPWPLEKGLYFDTRSVLLSLCGLFFGVIPTMIAVAIAGAFRLYQGGPGGVIGTVVIVVTASVGLLGAYWKDKRGKPPNWMQLYAFGVVVHIAMISCMFLFPAAMRDIILKNTVLPILLIYPVLTTIIGLILKKQEDRRTADNKLLYSTALATAALESTPNGILIVNRDGTATRWNRRFVELWKIPGHLLDMSDNKPLLAHASSLVANPEEFIARVTELYQHPEKSCTDTLYLADGRIFERYTQPQKVGKEIVGRFWSFHDITEQRKAAESLQMMRFCVDHAGDSMFWIDNEGRILYVNDATCAGLGYSREELLRMSIFDIDPDFPATVWNEHFENLRLRGHIIFETRHCAKDGRIFPIEVNANYVHFGCHEFNFAFARDITERKRAMEERLKLEQQLLHAQKLESLGVLAGGIAHDFNNILTSILGNADLALMRINPESPAIDNLYNIVKASARAADLAKQMLAYSGKGKFVIGNHDINDLLEEMLHILKVSISKKAMLRLNLTHPLPPIEADATQIRQIIMNLVINASEAMGDESGMITITTGSMQCDRSYLKDVWLDENITDGLYVFIEVADTGCGMSKETLAKLFDPFFTTKFTGRGLGMAAVLGIVRGHKGAVKVYSEPGKGSTFKILLPASSKPADTFDHDTECDDWKGSGTVLLVDDEESVRGIGSEMLKEMGFDVVTATDGREAIDNYRSRPDIRFVILDLTMPRMGGEQCFRELRALNPNVKVIMSSGFGELEVTEAFAGKGLSGFIQKPYKFVALRESILSLGLDQKDS
- a CDS encoding STAS domain-containing protein, whose translation is MPLQNLEVTANKVSTLVTIRGAMTVVQVNDVAEVLLNVFAIEKKVELCLANVTEVDLAGLQLLCTAHRTSRKKGVPISIVGRKPAALAWAV
- a CDS encoding GGDEF domain-containing protein; protein product: MFALMGRYFRFLEALEAKWIRLIALLSTSAVFLLDICLPDQYLFTFVYLFPVSFVAWFVGARCALGLSLMACILIASHYRTFSAPAMVFDVLSNLGVFLAAVAALARIRVLLDASAALCRTDPLTGAYNRRAFLEMVEYELARQQRGCCVSSLAYLDLDNFKAVNDTMGHAAGDELLKAVVDCIRANLRATDIFARMGGDEFCILLPRCNEDGARNAMAKLRAQVMAVVEENRWAVSLSIGVITIGDPACGAEDIIRKADELMYQVKGKGKDDIVFASL